The DNA region GTGATAGAACTTCGCGCAAACAATTAAACCCCTCCATCACTTTTCCGGAATTCTCCTTCAAATAAATCTAATATTGTTATATCGTAATATTGCGATATAATGATACATATAAAAACGCGAGGTGGTGCGCATTGATGGACAACAACTTCAAGGCCTACCAGGAGGCCGCCGACATACTCAAAGCTTTGGCCCACCCTGTTCGCCTATGCATCGTTAAGGGCTTGCTGGACAAAAAAGATTGCAACGTTACCTACATGCAGGAATGTTTAAAACTGCCCCAATCTACCGTTTCCCAGCATTTGCAGAAATTGCGCAACCTGGGCATCGTCGAAGCCGAGCGCAGCGGATTGGAAGTAAAATACCGGATCGCCAACGATCATGTAAAAAAACTGATCCGCACCTTATTTGAGGAGGAACAATAAATGAGCAAAAAAGTGCTTATCATCGGCGGCGTCGCCGGCGGAGCTTCCGCAGCGGCAAGACTCCGCCGGCTGTATGAAGACGCGCATATCGTCATGTTCGAACGAGATTCGTACATTTCATTTGCGAACTGCGGACTCCCCTATTATATCGGGGATTCAATCAAAGACCGTTCAAAGCTGCTGGTACAAACTCCGGAGGCCATGCACCGACGGTTTAATATCGACGTCCGGACCGGAAGCGAAGTGATCGGCATTGATCCGTCCCGCAAGACCGTTCGCGTCCGCAGCAAAGACCGCGGTGAATACGAGGAAAGCTATGACGCGATGATTTTGTCGCCCGGCGCCAAACCGATTCGTCCGTATTTGCCCGGCATCGAAAGCAGCCGTATTCATACGCTGCGCAACATTCCCGACACCGACCGCATCAAGCGGCGGGTCGCCGACGAACAGGCTGCTTCGGCCATCGTCATCGGCGGTGGTTTTATCGGCGTGGAAATGGCCGAAAACCTGAAGGAAATCGGTCTTGACGTTATATTGATCGAAGGCGGGCCGCAGATTCTCTCGCCTTTTGATCCGGAAATGGCGGGTGTGCTGGCCAAAGAACTGGAAGATCGCGGCGTTAAACTGCTGATGTCGCAAACCGTAACTTCGTTTGAGGAAATGGGACAGCAAATCGTGGTCCGCACCTCAAGCGGTCTGTCGCTCGCCGGCGACATCGTCATTTTAGCTATCGGGGTTGCGCCGGATACGGCTTTCCTGAAAGAGTCCGGAATCGAATTGGGGCCGCGCGGCCATATTATCGTAAATGACAAGCTGGAAACGAACCTGGAAGGCGTCTATGCGGTGGGCGACGCCATAGAAATTAGTGATTTTGTGAACGGCTCCAAAACCGCGATTCCGCTTGCCGGACCGGCAAACAAGCAAGGCCGGATCGCGGCCGACAACGTATGCGGTCTAGGTACGGTCTATAAAGGAACACAAGGCACATCGATTATCAAAGTGTTTGGCCTTACGGGAGCGTCCACCGGCAACAACGAAAAAACGCTGCAGCGCCTGGGAATTCCCTATCATGTCATCTACGTCCATCCAAATTCCCATGCCTCGTATTATCCCGGAGCCGCGCCGATCACGATGAAGCTGCTGTTTCAAGCGGACGGGACTCTGCTTGGGGCCCAAGCAGTCGGGTATGACGGCGTCGATAAGCGTATCGACGATATCGCCACCGTCATTCACTTCCACGGCACCGTAACGGATCTAACGGAACTTGAGCTGGCTTATGCCCCGCCCTACTCGTCGGCCAAAGACCCGGTGAACATGGCCGGCTATACGGCGGAAAACGTGCTCAGCGGGCGCACGAACGTTTTCGTGCCGAAAGACTTGGCCGCACGGGACGAGCAATCGACGCTGCTTGTGGACGTGCGTTCCGAAATCGAGCACGCGGGCGGCCACATTCCCGGGTCACTGCTAATCCCTGTCGATGAGCTGCGGGACCGACTCGGCGAACTCGATCCGGCCAAGGAAATCTGGGTGTACTGCCAGGTCGGTCTTCGCGGGTACACCGCATCGCGCATCCTCCAGCAAAAAGGATACCGTGTCCGCAACCTGACCGGCGGTTATAAGCTTTACCGGATGGCTAACTATGAGCCTGGAGGAGCTCAGCTTCCTCCGGGTCGTCTCGACGCGGCGGAGGCGAAAGCGGAAGTTGCCGCGGCTGCGGCTGCGGCCAAAGAGAGCAATCCGCTTCAAACCGCAAATGAACCAGCTGTGGCGAACGAGCCGCTACGCTCCGACGCGGAGTTGGACGCCTGCGGGCTTTGCTGCCCAGGTCCGCTCATTCAAGTGAAACAAACGATGGACCGGCTTCAAGAAGGCCAAGTTTTGCGCGTAACCGCCTCGGACCCTGGATTCTACGAGGATGTGCAGG from Paenibacillus macerans includes:
- a CDS encoding ArsR/SmtB family transcription factor, producing the protein MDNNFKAYQEAADILKALAHPVRLCIVKGLLDKKDCNVTYMQECLKLPQSTVSQHLQKLRNLGIVEAERSGLEVKYRIANDHVKKLIRTLFEEEQ
- a CDS encoding DsrE/DsrF/DrsH-like family protein, encoding MSKKVLIIGGVAGGASAAARLRRLYEDAHIVMFERDSYISFANCGLPYYIGDSIKDRSKLLVQTPEAMHRRFNIDVRTGSEVIGIDPSRKTVRVRSKDRGEYEESYDAMILSPGAKPIRPYLPGIESSRIHTLRNIPDTDRIKRRVADEQAASAIVIGGGFIGVEMAENLKEIGLDVILIEGGPQILSPFDPEMAGVLAKELEDRGVKLLMSQTVTSFEEMGQQIVVRTSSGLSLAGDIVILAIGVAPDTAFLKESGIELGPRGHIIVNDKLETNLEGVYAVGDAIEISDFVNGSKTAIPLAGPANKQGRIAADNVCGLGTVYKGTQGTSIIKVFGLTGASTGNNEKTLQRLGIPYHVIYVHPNSHASYYPGAAPITMKLLFQADGTLLGAQAVGYDGVDKRIDDIATVIHFHGTVTDLTELELAYAPPYSSAKDPVNMAGYTAENVLSGRTNVFVPKDLAARDEQSTLLVDVRSEIEHAGGHIPGSLLIPVDELRDRLGELDPAKEIWVYCQVGLRGYTASRILQQKGYRVRNLTGGYKLYRMANYEPGGAQLPPGRLDAAEAKAEVAAAAAAAKESNPLQTANEPAVANEPLRSDAELDACGLCCPGPLIQVKQTMDRLQEGQVLRVTASDPGFYEDVQAWANMSKHRMLRVSKNDNGIIEAYMRKGGAMAGEAANAEQPAALPEGTTMVVFSGDLDKAIASFIIANGAAASGKKVTLFFTFWGLNILRKPEKVPVNKSFIGRMFGAMMPRGSRKLALSRMNMMGMGAKMIRGVMQKGNVSSLEELMDTAISQGVEIVACQMSMDLMGIAKEELIDGVKIGGVGYYLGKADQSGINLFI